A window from Gossypium raimondii isolate GPD5lz chromosome 7, ASM2569854v1, whole genome shotgun sequence encodes these proteins:
- the LOC105787404 gene encoding rhodanese-like domain-containing protein 8, chloroplastic isoform X1, translating to MGGWSVHSVSTPLSLSLGSHSLPKPAYYCCFNYGFPVKSRKAPFCAISIRCCASASKSYNVNKILQAEPEIDDFVVVNFYRFVFIRDPQHEIAKHLTFLKGLDIHGRIYINEQGINAQYSGPSKHSFAYVEWLKEDDRFSDILVQTSPAFNGHAFPKLKLRYKPSLVQLEGGISHLPLLDPSMRATAIAPSEWRKRLEAVKNNDTASNTNPRTNYILLDVRNGYEWDIGHFHGAQRPDVDCFRSTSFGISPTEGVASDQLLQVDKEKTDILMYCTGGIRCDVYSTILRQQGFQNLYTLEGGVSHYLKTEGPVKWIGNLFTFDSRLSLPPSAYNHETMIEASMTQQAFDSDKFAKCYVCNSQVSELRHRNCANLDCNFLFLCCENCVMDLGGCCSYNCMTAPRRRPVLPGFQRYKKWHVYRDQKVEA from the exons ATGGGAGGTTGGAGTGTACATTCTGTGTCGACTCCTCTCAGTTTGAGTTTGGGCTCACACTCATTGCCCAAGCCTGCTTATTACTGTTGTTTCAATTATGGTTTTCCAGTAAAATCCAGGAAAGCTCCTTTTTGTGCTATTTCGATTCGTTGCTGTGCATCTGCATCTAAATCCTACAACGTTAATAAAATCCTGCAAGCTGAGCCTGAGATTGATGATTTCGTGGTGGTCAATTTTTATCGCTTTGTCTTCATCAGAGACCCTCAACACGAAATTGCTAAGCACCTCACTTTCTTAAAG gGTTTGGACATACATGGCCGAATCTATATAAACGAACAAGGGATTAACGCACAG TATAGTGGGCCCTCAAAACATTCTTTTGCATATGTTGAATGGTTAAAAGAAGATGACAGATTTTCAGATATACTAGTTCAGACATCTCCTGCGTTTAACGGGCATGCCTTTCCCAAACTGAAGCTGCGATATAAGCCTTCACTTGTACAA TTGGAAGGAGGAATTTCTCACCTCCCTTTGCTTGACCCATCAATGCGAGCGACAGCTATAGCACCATCAGAATGGAGGAAAAGACTAGAAGCAGTAAAAAACAATGATACGGCATCAAATACAAATCCTAGAACAAACTATATTTTGCTGGACGTAAGAAATG GTTATGAATGGGATATTGGTCATTTTCATGGTGCTCAACGACCAGATGTGGATTGCTTTAGAAGCACTTCATTTGGAATATCTCCAACTGAG GGTGTTGCTTCAGATCAGCTATTACAAGTTGATAAAGAAAAAACTGATATTTTGATGTATTGCACAGGAGGTATACGTTGTGATGTATATTCAACAATCTTAAG ACAACagggttttcaaaatttgtacACCTTGGAGGGAGGGGTATCTCATTACCTCAAAACTGAAGGTCCTGTAAAATGGATTGGGAACTTATTCACATTTGACTCTCGTCTTTCTCTCCCACCATCTGCCTATAACCATGAAACAATGATTGAAGCCAGCATGACTCAGCAAGCATTTGACAGTGATAAATTTGCTAAATGCTACGTTTGCAATTCACAAGTTTCTGAGTTAAGGCACCGGAACTGTGCCAATCTTGACTGcaactttcttttctt ATGTTGTGAAAACTGTGTGATGGATTTGGGAGGATGTTGTTCTTACAATTGCATGACTGCGCCCCGACGCAGACCTGTTTTACCGGGGTTTCAAAGATACAAAAAGTGGCATGTGTATCGAGATCAGAAAGTCGAAGCTTGA
- the LOC105787404 gene encoding rhodanese-like domain-containing protein 8, chloroplastic isoform X2 has translation MGGWSVHSVSTPLSLSLGSHSLPKPAYYCCFNYGFPVKSRKAPFCAISIRCCASASKSYNVNKILQAEPEIDDFVVVNFYRFVFIRDPQHEIAKHLTFLKGLDIHGRIYINEQGINAQYSGPSKHSFAYVEWLKEDDRFSDILVQTSPAFNGHAFPKLKLRYKPSLVQGVASDQLLQVDKEKTDILMYCTGGIRCDVYSTILRQQGFQNLYTLEGGVSHYLKTEGPVKWIGNLFTFDSRLSLPPSAYNHETMIEASMTQQAFDSDKFAKCYVCNSQVSELRHRNCANLDCNFLFLCCENCVMDLGGCCSYNCMTAPRRRPVLPGFQRYKKWHVYRDQKVEA, from the exons ATGGGAGGTTGGAGTGTACATTCTGTGTCGACTCCTCTCAGTTTGAGTTTGGGCTCACACTCATTGCCCAAGCCTGCTTATTACTGTTGTTTCAATTATGGTTTTCCAGTAAAATCCAGGAAAGCTCCTTTTTGTGCTATTTCGATTCGTTGCTGTGCATCTGCATCTAAATCCTACAACGTTAATAAAATCCTGCAAGCTGAGCCTGAGATTGATGATTTCGTGGTGGTCAATTTTTATCGCTTTGTCTTCATCAGAGACCCTCAACACGAAATTGCTAAGCACCTCACTTTCTTAAAG gGTTTGGACATACATGGCCGAATCTATATAAACGAACAAGGGATTAACGCACAG TATAGTGGGCCCTCAAAACATTCTTTTGCATATGTTGAATGGTTAAAAGAAGATGACAGATTTTCAGATATACTAGTTCAGACATCTCCTGCGTTTAACGGGCATGCCTTTCCCAAACTGAAGCTGCGATATAAGCCTTCACTTGTACAA GGTGTTGCTTCAGATCAGCTATTACAAGTTGATAAAGAAAAAACTGATATTTTGATGTATTGCACAGGAGGTATACGTTGTGATGTATATTCAACAATCTTAAG ACAACagggttttcaaaatttgtacACCTTGGAGGGAGGGGTATCTCATTACCTCAAAACTGAAGGTCCTGTAAAATGGATTGGGAACTTATTCACATTTGACTCTCGTCTTTCTCTCCCACCATCTGCCTATAACCATGAAACAATGATTGAAGCCAGCATGACTCAGCAAGCATTTGACAGTGATAAATTTGCTAAATGCTACGTTTGCAATTCACAAGTTTCTGAGTTAAGGCACCGGAACTGTGCCAATCTTGACTGcaactttcttttctt ATGTTGTGAAAACTGTGTGATGGATTTGGGAGGATGTTGTTCTTACAATTGCATGACTGCGCCCCGACGCAGACCTGTTTTACCGGGGTTTCAAAGATACAAAAAGTGGCATGTGTATCGAGATCAGAAAGTCGAAGCTTGA
- the LOC105787399 gene encoding probable alpha,alpha-trehalose-phosphate synthase [UDP-forming] 9, whose translation MASSSYISLMDLASGDMFNSPQTPERISRVMTVPVDGGITDDGDFDSLSSECCEKTIIVANFLPLQAQKDIKSGQWLFSFDEDSLLLQMKDGFSSDTIVVYVGSLKVDVDPKEQDEVSKTLLEEFNCVPTFLPPDLQKKFYHGFCKQYLWPLFHYMLPMCADYGNRFDRLHWQAYLSANKIFADKIIEVTNPEKDYVWVHDYHLMALPTFLRKHFHRVKLGFFLHSPFPSSEIYRTLPVREEILKALLNADLIGFHTFDYARHFLTCCSRILGLDHESKRGHIGLDYFGRTVYMKILPVGIHMGQLQSSLNHPSSSTKVKEIVAKFNGKRIIIGVDDMDIFKGISLKVLAMEQLLQQHPELQGKVVLIQIVNPARSTGKDVQEAKREIYESTERINDVFGFPGYEPVVLIDRCVPFYEKAAYYACAECCIVNAVRDGMNLVPYKYIVCRQGTSRMDEALQIAPKSPRTSMLVVSEFIGCSPSLSGAIRVNPWSIDALADALNMAITMPGVEKQIRHEKHYRYVSSHDVAYWSQSFMQDLERACKEHYNRHCWGFGFGLSFRILSISPSFRKLSIDHILSVHRRTCRRAIFLDYDGTVVPHSSIIKSPGPEVILFMNSICSDPKNTVFIVSGRGKNSLSDWFAQCENLGIAAEHGYFIRWNRRSEWETFPIAIDFGWKRIAEPVMQLYTEATDGSFIESKESALVWHHQDADPDFGSSQAKELLDHLENVLANEPVVVKRGHQIVEVKPQGVTKGLVAKKVLSTMISNGEPPDFVLCVGDDRSDEDMFESISNTAYISSLPVSPEIFACTIGQKPSKARYYLDDTVDVLKLLSGLTGASSSTTSTSNTETEVSFESCA comes from the exons ATGGCATCAAGTTCCTACATAAGCTTGATGGACTTAGCATCGGGGGACATGTTTAATTCCCCTCAAACTCCGGAGAGAATTTCTCGGGTTATGACTGTTCCTGTTGATGGTGGCATAACAGATGATGGAGATTTTGATTCTCTTTCTTCTGAATGTTGTGAAAAGACAATTATTGTGGCAAATTTTCTTCCTTTGCAAGCtcaaaaagatataaaatccGGGCAATGGTTGTTCAGTTTTGACGAGGACTCTCTTCTATTGCAAATGAAGGATGGATTTTCATCTGATACTATTGTTGTCTATGTGGGGTCCTTGAAGGTTGATGTGGATCCAAAGGAACAAGATGAAGTTTCTAAGACATTGTTAGAGGAATTTAATTGCGTGCCCACATTTCTTCCTCCCGACCTTCAGAAAAAGTTCTACCATGGGTTTTGTAAACAATATTTATGGCCCCTTTTCCATTACATGCTACCCATGTGCGCAGACTATGGTAATCGTTTTGACAGGTTGCATTGGCAAGCTTATCTTTCTGCTAATAAGATATTTGCAGATAAGATCATAGAGGTAACAAATCCAGAAAAGGATTATGTATGGGTTCATGATTATCACCTCATGGCTCTCCCAACATTTTTGAGGAAACATTTCCATCGAGTTAAGCTTGGATTTTTCCTTCACAGTCCATTTCCTTCCTCAGAAATATACCGGACATTGCCAGTCAGGGAGGAAATTTTAAAAGCACTACTTAATGCAGACTTGATTGGTTTCCATACATTTGATTATGCTCGCCACTTTCTTACATGTTGCAGCAGAATTCTTGGCCTTGACCATGAATCCAAGAGAGGACACATTGGACTTGATTATTTTGGTCGCACAGTCTACATGAAAATTTTGCCTGTTGGGATTCACATGGGCCAACTCCAATCTTCACTAAATCACCCATCTTCTTCTACTAAGGTCAAAGAAATTGTTGCGAAGTTCAACGGAAAAAGGATTATCATTGGTGTTGATGACATGGATATATTTAAAGGCATTAGTCTAAAAGTATTAGCTATGGAACAACTGTTACAACAACATCCAGAGTTGCAAGGCAAAGTAGTccttattcaaattgtaaatcCTGCAAGAAGCACCGGGAAAGATGTTCAGGAAGCAAAAAGGGAAATATATGAGAGTACTGAGCGGATAAATGATGTTTTTGGTTTTCCAGGATATGAACCAGTTGTCCTGATTGATCGTTGTGTCCCTTTCTACGAGAAGGCTGCTTATTATGCTTGCGCAGAATGTTGCATTGTGAATGCAGTGAGGGATGGAATGAACCTAGTTCCATACAAGTACATTGTCTGTAGACAAGGGACTTCCAGAATGGATGAAGCTTTACAAATCGCCCCTAAATCTCCTCGTACGAGCATGCTTGTTGTCTCAGAGTTTATAGGTTGCTCACCATCCCTAAGTGGGGCAATCAGGGTTAATCCTTGGAGTATTGATGCTCTAGCTGATGCATTAAACATGGCCATCACTATGCCTGGCGTTGAGAAACAAATTCGACATGAGAAGCACTATCGCTATGTTAGTTCTCATGATGTTGCTTATTGGTCCCAGAGTTTTATGCAAGATTTGGAAAGGGCATGCAAAGAGCATTACAACAGACATTGTTGGGGTTTTGGTTTTGGACTGAGTTTCAGGATATTGTCCATTTCTCCAAGTTTTAGGAAGCTTTCCATAGATCATATCCTCTCTGTTCATAGAAGGACTTGCAGAAGGGCCATATTTTTGGATTATGATGGGACGGTGGTGCCCCATTCTTCTATTATTAAAAGTCCCGGTCCTGAAGTTATATTGTTCATGAACAGTATATGCAGTGACCCCAAGAATACTGTCTTTATAGTTAGTGGTAGGGGGAAAAACTCCTTGAGTGACTGGTTTGCTCAATGTGAGAATCTAGGTATAGCAGCTGAACATGGATACTTCATAAG GTGGAATAGGAGGTCCGAGTGGGAGACTTTTCCAATTGCTATAGACTTTGGTTGGAAAAGAATTGCTGAACCAGTGATGCAGCTGTATACAGAGGCAACTGATGGCTCCTTTATAGAGTCCAAGGAGAGTGCCTTGGTATGGCACCACCAAGATGCTGACCCCGACTTTGGATCTAGTCAAGCGAAGGAACTACTGGATCATCTGGAAAATGTCCTTGCCAATGAGCCTGTTGTTGTTAAAAGGGGCCATCAAATAGTTGAAGTGAAGCCGCAG GGAGTTACTAAAGGCTTAGTTGCAAAGAAAGTTCTTTCCACCATGATAAGTAATGGGGAACCGCCAGATTTTGTCTTGTGTGTTGGTGATGACAGATCGGACGAAGACATGTTTGAAAGCATATCAAATACAGCTTATATATCATCTCTCCCCGTTTCTCCCGAAATTTTTGCTTGCACTATTGGTCAAAAACCAAGCAAAGCTAGGTATTATCTAGATGATACTGTTGATGTACTGAAATTACTTTCAGGCCTGACTGGTGCTTCAAGCTCAACAACTTCAACGAGCAACACAGAAACTGAGGTTTCTTTCGAAAGTTGTGCTTGA